A window from Plectropomus leopardus isolate mb chromosome 21, YSFRI_Pleo_2.0, whole genome shotgun sequence encodes these proteins:
- the pcyt1ba gene encoding choline-phosphate cytidylyltransferase B isoform X1 yields MVKQRRIRARSCCAAVAPFCSRRGPVKTLTEPAIFARETSCDCRAPHEKLTIAQARRGTPVDRPVRVYADGIFDLFHSGHARALMQAKNLFPNTYLIVGVCSDELTHKYKGFTVMTEIERYEALRHCRYVDEVLRDAPWTLTPEFLEKHKIDFVAHDDIPYSSAGSEDVYKHIKEAGMFVPTQRTEGISTSDLITRIVRDYDVYARRNLQRGYTAKELNVSYINEKKYRLQNQVDRMKEKVRTVEEKSKHFVYRVEEKSHDLIQKWEEKSREFIGNFLELFGPDGTWKQVFQERSGRMLSYALSPRESPCNSPPRELSPLRSPSPPSPPVRWHNARPSPPTSPKGASASISSMSEGDEDEK; encoded by the exons aCTCTGACAGAACCTGCCATCTTTGCCCGGGAGACCAGTTGTGATTGTCGCGCCCCTCATGAGAAACTCACCATCGCTCAGGCCCGCCGAGGCACCCCAG tggacCGGCCAGTCAGAGTATACGCAGATGGCATCTTTGATCTGTTTCACTCTGGACACGCTCGCGCTCTCATGCAGGCCAAAAATCTCTTCCCCAACACCTACCTCATAGTAGGAG TGTGCAGTGATGAGCTGACGCATAAGTACAAGGGTTTCACAGTCATGACGGAGATTGAACGTTATGAAGCGTTGAGACACTGCCGCTATGTCGATGAGGTTTTGCGAGACGCACCCTGGACTCTCACACCAGAGTTCCTAGAGAAacacaag ATTGATTTCGTGGCTCACGATGATATCCCATACTCCTCAGCAGGAAGTGAGGATGTCTATAAACACATCAAGGAGGCAG GGATGTTTGTGCCGACACAACGGACAGAGGGAATCTCAACATCTGACTTGATTACTAGAATTGTCAGAGACTACGACGTCTATGCCCGACGCAACCTCCAACGTGGCTACACAGCCAAGGAGCTTAACGTCAGTTACATCAAC GAGAAGAAGTACCGGCTGCAGAACCAAGTGGACCGAATGAAGGAGAAGGTTCGCACAGTGGAGGAGAAgagcaaacattttgtttaccgTGTGGAGGAGAAGAGTCACGACCTCATTCAGAAATGGGAAGAGAAATCCAGAGAGTTTATCGGCAACTTTCTAGAACTTTTTGGACCTGACGGGACTTGG AAACAGGTGTTTCAGGAGCGCAGTGGACGAATGCTGTCTTACGCTCTATCTCCCCGAGAGTCGCCTTGCAACAGTCCTCCCCGCGAACTGTCCCCCCTGCGTTCTCCCTCACCCCCGTCTCCCCCTGTCCGCTGGCACAATGCACGGCCCTCGCCCCCAACCTCCCCCAAAGGAGCATCTGCCTCTATAAGCAGCATGAGTGAAGGTGATGAAGATGAGAAGTAG
- the pcyt1ba gene encoding choline-phosphate cytidylyltransferase B isoform X2, whose amino-acid sequence MEELEHTCPHPRTTLTEPAIFARETSCDCRAPHEKLTIAQARRGTPVDRPVRVYADGIFDLFHSGHARALMQAKNLFPNTYLIVGVCSDELTHKYKGFTVMTEIERYEALRHCRYVDEVLRDAPWTLTPEFLEKHKIDFVAHDDIPYSSAGSEDVYKHIKEAGMFVPTQRTEGISTSDLITRIVRDYDVYARRNLQRGYTAKELNVSYINEKKYRLQNQVDRMKEKVRTVEEKSKHFVYRVEEKSHDLIQKWEEKSREFIGNFLELFGPDGTWKQVFQERSGRMLSYALSPRESPCNSPPRELSPLRSPSPPSPPVRWHNARPSPPTSPKGASASISSMSEGDEDEK is encoded by the exons ATGGAGGAGCTTGAGCACACCTGCCCTCATCCCCGGACG aCTCTGACAGAACCTGCCATCTTTGCCCGGGAGACCAGTTGTGATTGTCGCGCCCCTCATGAGAAACTCACCATCGCTCAGGCCCGCCGAGGCACCCCAG tggacCGGCCAGTCAGAGTATACGCAGATGGCATCTTTGATCTGTTTCACTCTGGACACGCTCGCGCTCTCATGCAGGCCAAAAATCTCTTCCCCAACACCTACCTCATAGTAGGAG TGTGCAGTGATGAGCTGACGCATAAGTACAAGGGTTTCACAGTCATGACGGAGATTGAACGTTATGAAGCGTTGAGACACTGCCGCTATGTCGATGAGGTTTTGCGAGACGCACCCTGGACTCTCACACCAGAGTTCCTAGAGAAacacaag ATTGATTTCGTGGCTCACGATGATATCCCATACTCCTCAGCAGGAAGTGAGGATGTCTATAAACACATCAAGGAGGCAG GGATGTTTGTGCCGACACAACGGACAGAGGGAATCTCAACATCTGACTTGATTACTAGAATTGTCAGAGACTACGACGTCTATGCCCGACGCAACCTCCAACGTGGCTACACAGCCAAGGAGCTTAACGTCAGTTACATCAAC GAGAAGAAGTACCGGCTGCAGAACCAAGTGGACCGAATGAAGGAGAAGGTTCGCACAGTGGAGGAGAAgagcaaacattttgtttaccgTGTGGAGGAGAAGAGTCACGACCTCATTCAGAAATGGGAAGAGAAATCCAGAGAGTTTATCGGCAACTTTCTAGAACTTTTTGGACCTGACGGGACTTGG AAACAGGTGTTTCAGGAGCGCAGTGGACGAATGCTGTCTTACGCTCTATCTCCCCGAGAGTCGCCTTGCAACAGTCCTCCCCGCGAACTGTCCCCCCTGCGTTCTCCCTCACCCCCGTCTCCCCCTGTCCGCTGGCACAATGCACGGCCCTCGCCCCCAACCTCCCCCAAAGGAGCATCTGCCTCTATAAGCAGCATGAGTGAAGGTGATGAAGATGAGAAGTAG